One genomic region from Conexibacter woesei Iso977N encodes:
- a CDS encoding family 1 encapsulin nanocompartment shell protein encodes MSAGHLLRGHAPISEKAWGLIDEEAKARLTPGLAGRRLVDFEGPKGWEHSATSLGRVSDEEISPLDHVEGRVRRVLPLVEVRARFVVSRAELAAGDRGAEDVDFDELDAAAQRVVVAENTAVFHGWSDAGIDGIARQSPHDAIPCGDEVDRYPSFVARAVETLLRNGVGGPYALALGREEYTRVIEIAERGGVLLFDHLRKILGGPIVWAPGVDGGVVLSQRGGDFLFDSGQDLAVGYESHDAENVTLYLEESFSFRVASPEAAVAIVR; translated from the coding sequence GTGAGCGCCGGGCATCTGCTGCGCGGCCACGCGCCGATCTCCGAGAAGGCGTGGGGGTTGATCGACGAGGAGGCCAAGGCGCGGTTGACGCCGGGCCTCGCGGGGCGGCGGCTGGTCGACTTCGAGGGGCCGAAGGGGTGGGAGCACTCCGCGACGTCGCTGGGACGGGTGAGCGACGAGGAGATCTCGCCTCTGGATCACGTCGAGGGGCGCGTCCGGCGGGTGCTGCCGCTGGTGGAGGTCCGGGCGCGGTTCGTGGTGTCGCGGGCCGAGCTGGCCGCGGGCGACCGCGGGGCCGAGGACGTCGACTTCGACGAGCTGGACGCCGCCGCGCAGCGCGTGGTCGTCGCCGAGAACACGGCGGTCTTCCACGGCTGGAGCGACGCGGGGATCGACGGGATCGCGCGGCAGTCGCCGCACGACGCGATCCCCTGCGGCGACGAGGTCGACCGGTACCCGTCGTTCGTGGCGCGCGCCGTCGAGACGCTGTTGCGCAACGGCGTCGGCGGGCCGTACGCGCTGGCGCTCGGGCGCGAGGAGTACACGCGCGTCATCGAGATCGCCGAGCGCGGGGGAGTCCTGCTGTTCGACCACCTCCGCAAGATCCTTGGCGGGCCGATCGTCTGGGCGCCCGGAGTCGACGGAGGCGTCGTGCTGTCGCAGCGCGGCGGCGACTTCCTGTTCGACTCGGGCCAGGATCTGGCGGTCGGCTACGAGTCCCACGACGCCGAGAACGTGACGTTGTACCTGGAGGAGTCCTTCTCCTTCCGCGTGGCCTCGCCGGAGGCCGCGGTCGCCATCGTCCGCTGA
- a CDS encoding ferritin-like domain-containing protein — protein sequence MSTTRNASQGILADDKSAEREQIIEMLKKAYWMEIETVISYITNSINPDGVRAQEIIESLQTDIQEELGHAQQFATRIKELYGVVPGSLEFTPEQSYLQPPAHQTDVVHVIKGVIEAETGAIEHYNAIIEATEGTDPVTNDMVIAILRDEEGHRRLFEGYLREYEAEGLA from the coding sequence ATGAGCACGACCCGAAACGCGAGCCAGGGCATCCTGGCGGATGACAAGTCGGCCGAGCGCGAGCAGATCATCGAGATGCTCAAGAAGGCCTATTGGATGGAGATCGAGACCGTGATCAGCTACATCACCAACTCGATCAACCCGGACGGCGTCCGGGCCCAGGAGATCATCGAGTCGCTGCAGACCGACATCCAGGAGGAACTCGGTCACGCGCAGCAGTTCGCGACGCGGATCAAGGAGCTGTACGGGGTCGTCCCGGGCTCCCTGGAGTTCACGCCGGAGCAGTCCTACCTGCAGCCGCCCGCGCACCAGACCGACGTCGTCCACGTGATCAAGGGCGTCATCGAGGCCGAGACCGGCGCGATCGAGCACTACAACGCGATCATCGAAGCGACCGAGGGCACCGACCCGGTGACCAACGACATGGTCATCGCGATCCTCCGCGACGAGGAGGGCCACCGCCGGCTGTTCGAGGGGTACCTGCGCGAGTACGAGGCGGAGGGGCTGGCCTAG
- a CDS encoding type 1 glutamine amidotransferase domain-containing protein produces the protein MSTTLKDKKVAILVANEGIEQVELTEPRRALEDAGATVELLAPETGEAQAFNHLDKADAFPVDKAVGDADASDYDALMLPGGVANPDNLRTHPEAVEFVRAFFKDHKPVAAICHAPWTLIEAGVLDGRTVTSWPSLQTDLRNAGATWVDEEVVVDQGLVTSRNPDDLPAFNAKMIEEIAEGAHAGQTA, from the coding sequence ATGAGCACGACGCTGAAAGACAAGAAGGTCGCGATCCTCGTCGCCAACGAGGGCATCGAGCAGGTCGAGCTGACCGAGCCGCGCAGGGCGCTCGAAGACGCCGGCGCGACCGTCGAGCTGCTCGCGCCGGAAACCGGTGAGGCCCAGGCCTTCAACCACCTCGACAAGGCCGACGCGTTCCCGGTCGACAAGGCGGTGGGCGACGCCGACGCGTCCGACTACGACGCCCTCATGCTTCCCGGCGGTGTCGCCAACCCCGACAACCTGCGCACGCACCCGGAAGCGGTCGAGTTCGTCCGCGCCTTCTTCAAGGACCACAAGCCGGTCGCCGCGATCTGCCACGCGCCCTGGACCCTCATCGAAGCCGGCGTCCTCGACGGCCGCACCGTCACCTCCTGGCCGTCGCTGCAGACCGACCTCCGCAACGCGGGCGCCACCTGGGTCGACGAGGAGGTCGTCGTCGACCAGGGCCTCGTCACCTCGCGCAACCCGGACGACCTCCCGGCCTTCAACGCCAAGATGATCGAGGAGATCGCCGAGGGCGCGCATGCAGGCCAGACGGCCTAG
- a CDS encoding HNH endonuclease → MTRDGSSGDREAVLGNECHIVARSAVGPRGAADPDGTVDDYGNLILLCANDHKLVDDQPAKYTPECLKDIKKTHEGWVDEALDWRAALTDAAWEEIRSRVPLPDLPPTQDRVPRGSSMLTGLALYTYATAEFLDAESFVAYVRAAGDLVLAYSYERGDLRVSFTDDGTFAHVFDLIEISNVDDLIDDLHEVDEDGPEDGAAYARGLGRALRDTAAGAGASELVVYFGDAEGVDLALGFRYRDGQVVGGAGYSGAFTGAFTPLTLVESFDITEPIRLEMSLWPFADMLHEGPAAQAGLAANLFAIAIYDAIEPQLDAQLVPNRHRDRLRRTLVDRMYEALLVIDAEPSKTLYEWALANYGEEPLGGLSAVLPNAAADAARSIAVSGRLSGGQTERLTKNVVDTAYELIGLLPQLAEEHRGHDALVQAFTKLPTHWVEPKARKHVRKVLPHDVAEEAAG, encoded by the coding sequence TTGACGCGCGACGGCTCGTCCGGCGACCGTGAAGCCGTCCTCGGTAACGAATGCCACATCGTCGCCCGTTCCGCCGTCGGGCCTCGTGGAGCCGCGGACCCTGACGGCACCGTAGACGATTACGGCAACCTCATCCTGCTATGTGCGAACGACCACAAGCTGGTCGACGATCAGCCGGCGAAGTACACACCGGAGTGTCTCAAGGACATCAAGAAGACACACGAGGGCTGGGTCGACGAAGCACTCGATTGGCGCGCCGCGCTTACGGACGCCGCATGGGAGGAGATCCGCTCTCGCGTTCCGTTGCCCGACCTTCCTCCAACGCAGGACAGAGTGCCGCGCGGATCTTCGATGCTCACCGGTCTCGCGCTCTACACGTACGCGACTGCGGAGTTCCTCGACGCTGAGAGCTTCGTGGCGTACGTTCGCGCGGCCGGAGATCTCGTGCTGGCGTACAGCTACGAACGTGGCGACCTCCGCGTGTCCTTCACCGACGACGGAACGTTCGCGCACGTCTTCGATCTCATCGAGATATCCAACGTCGACGATCTCATCGACGATCTCCACGAGGTGGATGAGGACGGCCCTGAGGATGGCGCTGCGTACGCCCGGGGCCTTGGCCGGGCCCTGCGCGACACAGCCGCCGGAGCCGGTGCGAGCGAGTTGGTGGTCTACTTCGGCGACGCGGAGGGCGTAGATCTCGCGTTGGGCTTCCGCTATCGCGACGGCCAGGTCGTCGGAGGCGCCGGGTACAGCGGTGCGTTCACCGGTGCGTTCACGCCGCTTACGCTCGTCGAGTCCTTCGACATTACCGAGCCCATCCGGCTTGAGATGAGCCTTTGGCCGTTCGCCGACATGCTCCATGAGGGACCCGCCGCGCAGGCTGGGCTCGCTGCGAACCTCTTCGCCATCGCGATCTACGACGCGATCGAACCCCAGCTCGACGCACAGCTCGTCCCCAACAGGCACCGCGACCGGCTTCGAAGGACGCTGGTCGACCGCATGTACGAAGCGCTGTTGGTCATCGACGCCGAGCCATCGAAGACGCTCTACGAGTGGGCGTTGGCGAACTATGGTGAAGAGCCGCTCGGCGGGCTGAGCGCGGTCCTGCCGAACGCAGCGGCAGATGCCGCGAGATCGATCGCGGTGTCCGGCCGGCTGAGCGGAGGCCAGACGGAACGCCTGACCAAAAACGTGGTCGACACGGCGTACGAGCTGATCGGGCTCTTGCCGCAGCTGGCCGAAGAACACCGCGGTCACGACGCGCTCGTCCAAGCGTTCACGAAGCTCCCGACCCACTGGGTAGAGCCCAAGGCGCGCAAGCACGTCCGGAAGGTTCTTCCGCATGACGTGGCAGAAGAGGCTGCCGGTTAG
- a CDS encoding Ku protein gives MPRSIWTGAISFGLVTVPVKLYSAVNRKSVRFNQLNGKTGSRIAQKRVDASTGEEVNYEDLVKGYEISSDRYVVIEPEELDSVQPAKTKTIDIEDFVDLAEIDPIFYDHPYYLAPATGGAKPYRLLLEAMRETERVAIAKVVIRQKESLVAIRALQDADVLEMATMLFADEVVDPDRLDDIPGADDVRTNDRELAIAKQLVESLAGEFEPEKYKDTYREAVLAMIEKKAAGEEIVVVEAEEEAAPAPDLMSALKASLDAVRKTSGTPAADDAEEKPRRRRAGSSTASRPRAKSTAKK, from the coding sequence ATGCCCCGATCGATCTGGACCGGCGCCATCAGCTTCGGGCTCGTGACCGTGCCCGTGAAGCTCTACAGCGCGGTCAACCGCAAGTCCGTCCGCTTCAACCAGCTCAACGGCAAGACCGGCTCCCGGATCGCCCAGAAGCGGGTCGATGCCTCCACCGGCGAGGAGGTCAACTACGAGGACCTCGTCAAGGGCTATGAGATCTCCAGCGACCGCTACGTCGTGATCGAGCCCGAGGAGCTCGACTCGGTCCAGCCCGCGAAGACCAAGACCATCGACATCGAGGACTTCGTCGACCTCGCCGAGATCGACCCGATCTTCTACGACCACCCGTACTACCTGGCCCCGGCCACGGGCGGCGCCAAGCCCTACCGCCTGCTGCTCGAGGCGATGCGCGAGACCGAGAGGGTCGCGATCGCCAAGGTCGTCATTCGCCAGAAGGAGTCGCTGGTCGCCATCCGCGCGCTCCAGGACGCCGACGTCCTCGAGATGGCCACCATGCTGTTCGCCGACGAGGTCGTCGACCCCGACCGCCTCGACGACATCCCCGGCGCCGACGACGTCAGGACCAACGACCGCGAGCTGGCGATCGCCAAGCAGCTCGTCGAGTCCCTCGCCGGCGAGTTCGAGCCGGAGAAGTACAAGGACACCTACCGCGAGGCCGTCCTCGCGATGATCGAGAAGAAGGCCGCCGGCGAGGAGATCGTCGTCGTCGAGGCCGAGGAGGAGGCGGCGCCCGCCCCGGACCTCATGAGCGCCCTGAAGGCCTCGCTCGACGCGGTCCGCAAGACCAGCGGCACACCCGCCGCCGACGACGCCGAGGAGAAGCCCAGGCGCAGGCGCGCCGGCTCGTCCACCGCGTCCAGGCCGAGGGCGAAGTCCACGGCCAAGAAGTAG
- a CDS encoding DNA topoisomerase IB produces MAATSTRLRRVDTTTVPGLRRVRRGKGFSYLDPDGDRVTDDEILTRIRELAIPPAWKDVWICPYPGGHIQATGTDQRGRKQYLYHSAWRARRDQAKFDDMVTFARTLPALRQRVEEDLARGDFSQDHVLALAVRLLDRGFFRIGSEDYAVTNETYGLATMRKSHVRVQDGVLLFDYPAKHSKRRIQQVVDPAVAGDIATLRKRRGGGDELLAYKSNRRWVDVKSPDINRWLKDATGADVSAKDFRTWGATVLAAVGLAVSPVPDTQTARKRAVTRVVKEVAYYLGNTPAVARGSYIDPRTLERYADGITIAGALGDLAADDPGDATAIQGDVEVAVLELVTGEDSDALAPPGGELLAEAA; encoded by the coding sequence ATGGCCGCCACGAGCACCCGCCTCCGGAGAGTCGACACCACCACCGTCCCGGGCCTGCGCCGCGTCAGGCGCGGCAAGGGCTTCTCCTACCTCGACCCCGACGGCGACCGCGTCACCGACGACGAGATCCTCACGCGCATCCGCGAGCTCGCGATCCCGCCCGCCTGGAAGGACGTCTGGATCTGCCCGTACCCCGGCGGCCACATCCAGGCGACCGGGACCGACCAGCGCGGCCGCAAGCAGTACCTGTACCACTCGGCCTGGCGCGCCCGCCGCGACCAGGCCAAGTTCGACGACATGGTCACGTTCGCCCGGACGCTCCCCGCCCTGCGCCAACGGGTGGAGGAGGACCTCGCCCGCGGCGACTTCTCCCAAGATCATGTCCTTGCCTTGGCCGTCCGGCTCCTGGACCGTGGCTTCTTCCGGATCGGCTCCGAGGACTACGCGGTGACCAACGAGACCTACGGGTTGGCCACCATGAGGAAGTCCCACGTGCGCGTGCAGGACGGCGTCCTGCTCTTCGACTACCCCGCCAAGCACTCCAAGCGCCGCATCCAGCAGGTCGTCGACCCGGCCGTGGCCGGCGACATCGCCACGCTGAGGAAGCGCCGCGGCGGCGGCGACGAGCTGTTGGCCTACAAGTCGAACCGCCGTTGGGTCGACGTCAAGTCCCCGGACATCAACCGCTGGCTGAAGGACGCGACCGGCGCCGACGTCAGCGCCAAGGACTTCCGGACCTGGGGCGCGACCGTCCTGGCCGCCGTCGGCCTCGCGGTCTCGCCGGTCCCGGACACGCAGACGGCCCGCAAGCGCGCGGTGACCCGCGTCGTCAAGGAGGTCGCGTACTACCTCGGCAACACGCCCGCGGTCGCGCGCGGCTCCTACATCGACCCGCGCACGCTGGAGCGCTACGCCGACGGCATCACGATCGCCGGAGCGCTCGGCGACCTCGCCGCGGACGACCCGGGTGACGCGACCGCGATCCAGGGCGACGTCGAGGTCGCGGTGCTCGAGCTGGTCACCGGCGAGGACTCCGACGCCCTCGCCCCGCCGGGCGGCGAGCTGCTCGCCGAGGCGGCCTGA